A region of uncultured Desulfobacter sp. DNA encodes the following proteins:
- a CDS encoding DUF3450 domain-containing protein has product MNTKAKYILLVALLVLASLSHGYAKTGAAVQKELAQAIKTESAAQAEADEWTGSKEDLVNEIRDLQTRLVWLQYQKSKHEIYVKGVQDNIADLEQRKLEARKLRENLEPYLEEVVAQLQAFIPKDLPFLVDERQRRLNFLKTTLNDYHLDLGEKLRRIFEALSVEATYGKMVTSSDETISIDGEETEVTVFRLGRLAMYYQSLDAKKLGMFNPKTGRWQVMDPVFSKDLRHALEMARRERTAQLIQLPLGAQ; this is encoded by the coding sequence ATGAATACAAAAGCAAAATATATCCTCCTGGTTGCACTGCTGGTCCTGGCAAGCCTGTCCCACGGCTACGCCAAGACCGGAGCAGCCGTACAAAAAGAGCTGGCCCAGGCCATAAAAACCGAAAGTGCCGCCCAGGCCGAAGCTGACGAATGGACCGGTTCCAAAGAGGACCTGGTCAATGAAATCCGGGATCTGCAGACCCGGCTGGTCTGGCTGCAATACCAGAAATCAAAGCATGAAATCTATGTCAAAGGCGTTCAGGACAACATTGCAGACCTTGAACAAAGAAAACTTGAAGCCAGAAAATTAAGGGAGAACCTGGAGCCTTATCTGGAAGAGGTGGTGGCGCAGCTTCAAGCATTTATCCCCAAGGACCTTCCCTTTCTGGTGGATGAACGCCAGCGCAGGCTCAATTTTTTGAAAACCACCCTCAATGACTACCACCTGGATCTTGGCGAAAAGCTGCGCAGAATTTTTGAAGCCCTTAGTGTGGAAGCCACCTACGGCAAGATGGTCACCTCAAGCGACGAAACCATCTCCATTGACGGAGAAGAGACCGAAGTCACGGTGTTCAGGCTTGGACGGCTTGCCATGTACTACCAGAGCCTGGACGCCAAAAAACTTGGAATGTTCAACCCGAAGACAGGCCGGTGGCAAGTGATGGACCCTGTCTTTTCCAAGGATCTGCGCCACGCCCTGGAGATGGCCAGACGGGAGAGAACCGCACAATTGATCCAACTACCCCTAGGAGCGCAGTAG
- a CDS encoding TonB family protein → MTLQGHLFRLVTALAVTCLLNIMIFAGLPMLTRVTHRERPQSFDSPIMIASIKPPKPPEEIKQREIKERHMEQMKHNATPARAAKPKLAVSKFEFAADMSADIGGIAIGPAREIGEFKTEMKKIEFELTEVDTPPKATRKAPAMYPFGAKRKGIQGQVLIRCLVGLNGTATKHKILISEPEGEFDEAALTALQKWRFKPGILGGQAVPTWIRVPFIFKLN, encoded by the coding sequence ATGACGTTACAGGGCCATCTGTTCAGACTCGTTACGGCACTGGCCGTCACCTGCCTGCTCAATATCATGATTTTTGCCGGACTTCCCATGCTCACCCGGGTCACCCACAGGGAACGTCCCCAAAGCTTTGACTCTCCCATCATGATTGCCAGCATCAAGCCGCCCAAGCCGCCCGAAGAGATTAAACAGCGGGAAATCAAGGAGCGCCATATGGAGCAGATGAAACACAATGCCACCCCGGCAAGGGCGGCCAAACCAAAGCTTGCGGTCTCCAAATTCGAGTTTGCCGCGGACATGAGCGCTGACATCGGAGGCATCGCCATAGGGCCTGCCCGGGAGATAGGAGAGTTCAAGACTGAGATGAAAAAGATCGAGTTTGAACTCACCGAAGTGGACACGCCGCCCAAGGCCACGCGCAAGGCGCCTGCCATGTATCCTTTCGGGGCCAAACGCAAGGGCATCCAGGGCCAGGTTCTGATCCGGTGCCTTGTGGGCCTTAACGGCACAGCCACCAAACATAAAATCCTTATATCGGAACCCGAAGGGGAATTTGACGAGGCCGCACTGACCGCGCTGCAAAAATGGCGGTTCAAGCCTGGAATCCTTGGCGGCCAGGCCGTTCCCACCTGGATCAGGGTACCGTTTATCTTCAAACTGAACTAA
- a CDS encoding serine hydrolase domain-containing protein: protein MTIPTILNELQAHLEQSLERNKAVGASLAVLFNNKVYTAAAGKININTGVDVTEDAVFQIGSATKVFTATLVMQLAGQGRLTLDDPVKKYLPEFKIADPTASANVTIRHLLSHTSGIDGDFFEEADYGREKLMRFLDKCTLLPQAFPMGKGFSYCNAGWIILGRMVEVITGRTWEENMIENIFNPLGMDHAVVHPGDTLKFRSAIGHIKNPETGKFMPSPHPYLMLSNAPAGATTTMRAKDLITFARMHFDNGKAPGGKQVLQEKSVKEMQTAQVTLPPRASENYSRWGLGWAMIDYEKATVIGHDGTTFGQHAYFRTVPEKKFAVALLTNCDHGGKVYKELFPELFSQLLGVDMNAAAAPNPPAQIDLDRYIGRYETIAAGFDVFAEDGALFGTMTAKTLPEEVSPPETYALAPADKDCFLMTCLADPENKDYISFLGNTEDGHPESLFLGLRMMIRS from the coding sequence ATGACCATTCCGACTATTTTAAATGAACTCCAGGCACACCTGGAGCAAAGCCTTGAAAGAAACAAGGCCGTAGGAGCCAGCCTGGCCGTTCTGTTTAACAATAAGGTGTACACGGCGGCGGCGGGCAAAATCAATATAAATACCGGCGTTGACGTCACCGAAGATGCTGTATTTCAGATCGGCTCGGCAACCAAAGTATTCACCGCCACCCTGGTGATGCAGCTTGCCGGCCAGGGCCGCCTGACCCTGGACGATCCGGTAAAAAAATACCTGCCCGAATTTAAAATTGCCGATCCCACGGCAAGTGCCAACGTCACCATACGCCATCTGCTTTCCCACACCAGCGGTATTGACGGCGATTTTTTTGAAGAAGCCGACTATGGCCGGGAAAAGCTGATGCGGTTCCTGGATAAATGTACCCTGTTGCCCCAGGCCTTTCCCATGGGAAAGGGATTTTCCTATTGCAATGCGGGCTGGATTATCCTGGGCAGGATGGTGGAAGTGATCACCGGGCGCACCTGGGAAGAGAACATGATTGAAAACATTTTCAATCCCCTGGGCATGGATCATGCCGTGGTGCATCCCGGGGATACCCTGAAATTCAGGTCCGCCATAGGTCACATAAAAAACCCGGAAACAGGTAAATTCATGCCGTCGCCCCATCCCTACCTGATGCTGAGCAATGCGCCTGCCGGTGCCACCACCACCATGAGGGCCAAAGATTTAATCACCTTTGCCCGTATGCATTTTGACAATGGCAAGGCACCAGGCGGCAAACAGGTGCTCCAGGAAAAAAGCGTCAAAGAGATGCAGACCGCCCAGGTCACCCTGCCCCCCCGGGCGTCGGAAAATTATTCGCGCTGGGGCCTTGGCTGGGCCATGATCGACTATGAAAAGGCCACGGTCATCGGACATGACGGCACCACCTTCGGCCAGCATGCCTACTTCAGGACGGTGCCTGAAAAAAAATTCGCCGTGGCCCTGCTCACCAATTGCGACCATGGCGGCAAAGTCTACAAAGAACTTTTTCCTGAACTGTTTTCACAGCTTTTAGGTGTTGATATGAATGCTGCAGCCGCCCCCAATCCCCCCGCCCAAATTGACCTTGACAGGTATATCGGGCGCTATGAAACCATTGCAGCAGGCTTTGACGTCTTTGCCGAAGATGGTGCCCTTTTCGGTACCATGACCGCCAAAACCCTGCCCGAGGAGGTCTCTCCACCCGAGACCTACGCCCTTGCCCCCGCAGATAAGGATTGTTTTCTAATGACCTGCCTGGCCGACCCGGAAAACAAAGACTATATCAGCTTTCTGGGCAACACCGAAGACGGACACCCCGAAAGCCTTTTTCTGGGGTTACGGATGATGATCCGGAGTTAG
- a CDS encoding M55 family metallopeptidase, producing the protein MKVYISVDMEGISGISHVRYIMEDQAEYSRGRKLLMADLNAAIEGVIEAGAEEILVNDAHGSMRNVVVEELHEKADLISGFPKQNAMMSGLDSTFNAALLVGYHARAHSWGVMAHSFNGRVFADIKINGISYGETGISAALAGYYKVPVVMVSGDDILAREVMQILPHVKTAVVKKRVSAFAAGLMNPKRTVDGIRAAAKAGVLNGNASAIFDPGRNLQTEITLKEVLQADVAESIPGVERGGERQIRFPAKDIIEVNKLIETISNACCVLYMGLY; encoded by the coding sequence ATGAAAGTATATATCAGCGTTGATATGGAAGGTATAAGCGGCATCAGCCATGTCCGGTACATCATGGAAGACCAGGCCGAGTACAGCCGGGGCAGAAAATTGCTCATGGCGGATTTGAACGCGGCCATAGAAGGGGTAATTGAGGCAGGCGCAGAAGAAATCCTTGTCAATGACGCCCATGGCAGCATGCGCAATGTTGTTGTGGAAGAGCTGCATGAAAAAGCAGATCTTATTTCAGGATTTCCCAAGCAGAATGCCATGATGTCGGGTCTTGACAGCACCTTTAATGCGGCCCTGCTTGTGGGGTATCATGCCCGGGCCCATTCCTGGGGAGTGATGGCCCACTCATTCAACGGCAGGGTCTTTGCCGATATAAAAATCAACGGCATTTCCTATGGGGAGACCGGTATCAGCGCGGCACTGGCAGGGTATTACAAGGTGCCTGTGGTCATGGTTTCAGGGGATGATATCCTGGCCCGGGAGGTGATGCAGATATTGCCCCATGTCAAAACGGCCGTGGTTAAAAAAAGGGTTTCGGCCTTTGCCGCCGGACTGATGAATCCCAAAAGGACGGTTGACGGGATCAGGGCAGCGGCCAAGGCGGGGGTGTTAAACGGCAACGCTTCAGCAATATTTGATCCGGGCAGAAATCTTCAAACCGAAATCACCTTAAAAGAGGTGCTCCAGGCAGATGTGGCCGAATCCATTCCCGGGGTTGAACGGGGGGGCGAAAGGCAGATCCGGTTTCCGGCCAAAGATATTATTGAGGTCAACAAACTGATCGAAACCATTTCCAATGCGTGTTGTGTGTTGTATATGGGTTTGTACTAG
- a CDS encoding dipeptide epimerase: MKITSIEIFKSAIKTVEPFRIAIAVIEHSFNLFIKIHTDEGIYGMGEAAPFWAVTGETQATALAAAKDLAGMLVGEDPLKIREHNQALHRYLVYNSAVRSGFDMALYDLLGKKAGLPVYALLGGNRRCFSTDCTIGIDTPEAMAQKAAALKSQGFNVLKIKLGQTMAQDLARIRAVRQAIGPDIPLRVDANQGWDYPTAAAMLRQFGALGVEYCEQPLAAWDYDNMKRLRDNSDIPIAADESVFDHHDAFKLAAAGCCDILNIKLAKSGGIYRAQQINSVAESAGLKCMLGCMLESRLALTAAAHLVSARPNIKFVDLDGHWGLLDDPVQGGVQYKGPQVSVPDGPGLGADIDPTFLKTCQSLEIKDE, encoded by the coding sequence ATGAAGATTACAAGCATAGAAATTTTCAAATCCGCCATCAAGACAGTGGAGCCGTTTCGCATCGCCATTGCCGTGATTGAACATTCCTTTAACCTGTTCATTAAGATCCATACGGATGAAGGGATTTACGGGATGGGAGAAGCGGCCCCCTTCTGGGCCGTCACCGGAGAGACCCAGGCCACGGCCCTTGCCGCGGCAAAGGATCTTGCCGGTATGCTGGTGGGTGAAGATCCCCTTAAAATCCGGGAACACAACCAAGCGCTGCACCGGTATCTGGTGTACAACTCGGCGGTGAGAAGCGGATTTGACATGGCCCTGTATGACCTTCTTGGCAAAAAGGCGGGTCTGCCGGTGTACGCGCTTTTAGGCGGAAACCGGCGCTGTTTTTCCACGGACTGCACCATTGGCATTGATACGCCGGAGGCCATGGCGCAAAAAGCTGCGGCCCTGAAATCCCAAGGGTTCAACGTACTTAAAATCAAGCTGGGCCAAACCATGGCCCAGGATCTTGCAAGGATCCGGGCCGTCCGGCAGGCCATCGGACCTGACATCCCCTTGCGGGTGGATGCCAACCAGGGCTGGGATTATCCCACGGCGGCTGCCATGTTAAGGCAGTTTGGCGCTTTGGGAGTTGAATACTGCGAACAGCCCCTGGCGGCCTGGGATTATGACAACATGAAGCGCCTGCGGGACAACAGCGACATTCCCATTGCCGCAGACGAATCGGTGTTCGATCACCATGATGCGTTCAAGCTTGCCGCAGCCGGCTGCTGCGACATTTTAAATATCAAACTTGCCAAATCCGGCGGGATTTACAGGGCCCAGCAGATCAATTCCGTTGCCGAAAGTGCAGGCCTTAAATGCATGCTCGGCTGCATGCTGGAGTCCCGCCTGGCGCTGACTGCCGCCGCACATCTGGTTTCGGCCCGTCCCAACATCAAGTTCGTGGACCTGGACGGCCATTGGGGCCTTCTGGACGACCCGGTGCAAGGCGGTGTTCAGTACAAAGGCCCCCAAGTAAGTGTCCCGGACGGTCCGGGGCTGGGTGCAGATATTGACCCGACATTCCTTAAAACCTGCCAATCCCTTGAGATCAAGGATGAATAG
- a CDS encoding DUF3450 family protein, which yields MRHKILIFSGILVSILLIFAGITLAGEKWPAVESGVAKEAARARQDAALTKELVKKDKQTLIARLSELKTQIRAEEAALKELKAQFDTLGKQEVELKKELENEHKEVADVEGSVRGALKDAASMVRDNPITTEDPGRSKLISDMIASQKFPGLAGIQAIVDLYFNEFAAGGQIKRYPGKFINTDGRMADGDIIRAGRFTCYYLMPDGTVGFLTPEPDGQKLSAVAGQAPGAALAAVKNYFAGQGSVLPIDPSGGAVFAQMTRKTDFKEVLDQGGILMWPILIVAGLALLLILERIVVLGTTKSNTDKITDKLAQLAEDGDWQGCQQMCESKKQIPTCRMLNSALALKGHTQEILENALQEAMLREMPRLERFLPTLAVLAAIAPLLGLLGTVTGMINTFKVITVMGTGDPRMMSGGISEALLTTQFGLAVAIPIMLIHHFLKRRVDKIAGDMEEKGTAFAVTMMKSGTLSTEEK from the coding sequence ATGAGACACAAAATATTGATTTTTTCTGGCATCTTAGTTTCTATCCTGCTGATTTTTGCCGGTATCACCCTGGCAGGCGAAAAATGGCCGGCCGTTGAATCCGGGGTTGCCAAAGAGGCCGCCCGGGCCAGGCAGGATGCCGCGCTCACAAAAGAACTTGTGAAAAAAGACAAACAAACCCTGATTGCCCGGTTATCGGAGTTAAAAACACAGATCAGGGCTGAAGAAGCGGCTTTGAAAGAGTTAAAAGCCCAATTTGACACCCTGGGAAAACAGGAAGTTGAGCTTAAAAAAGAGCTGGAAAACGAACACAAAGAGGTTGCGGATGTGGAAGGTTCCGTCAGGGGCGCGCTCAAGGATGCCGCTTCCATGGTCAGGGACAATCCCATCACAACCGAAGATCCTGGGCGAAGCAAACTGATCAGCGACATGATCGCCTCCCAAAAATTTCCCGGGCTTGCCGGTATCCAGGCCATTGTGGACTTATATTTTAATGAGTTTGCCGCAGGAGGCCAGATCAAACGCTACCCGGGCAAATTCATCAACACCGACGGCCGCATGGCCGACGGCGACATTATCCGGGCGGGCCGGTTTACCTGTTATTATCTGATGCCCGACGGCACAGTCGGATTCTTAACGCCGGAGCCCGACGGGCAAAAACTGTCTGCCGTGGCAGGCCAGGCACCGGGCGCAGCCCTTGCTGCCGTCAAAAATTATTTTGCAGGCCAAGGCTCCGTGCTTCCCATTGACCCTTCCGGGGGCGCGGTATTCGCCCAGATGACCCGGAAAACGGATTTTAAAGAGGTGCTGGACCAGGGCGGGATTCTCATGTGGCCCATTCTCATTGTGGCGGGCCTGGCGCTGCTGCTGATCCTGGAGCGAATCGTTGTCCTGGGCACCACCAAGTCCAACACGGACAAAATTACGGACAAACTGGCCCAACTGGCTGAGGACGGTGACTGGCAGGGATGCCAACAGATGTGCGAAAGCAAAAAACAGATCCCCACCTGCCGGATGCTCAACAGTGCCCTGGCACTCAAAGGCCACACCCAGGAGATCCTGGAAAATGCGCTGCAGGAGGCCATGCTCCGGGAAATGCCCCGGCTTGAACGGTTTCTGCCAACCCTGGCGGTGCTGGCGGCCATTGCCCCGCTTTTGGGACTGCTGGGTACGGTTACCGGTATGATCAATACCTTCAAGGTGATTACCGTAATGGGCACGGGCGATCCCCGGATGATGTCCGGCGGTATTTCCGAAGCCCTTTTAACCACCCAGTTCGGACTTGCCGTGGCCATTCCCATCATGCTGATCCACCATTTTCTCAAACGCCGGGTGGATAAGATTGCAGGGGATATGGAGGAGAAAGGCACCGCCTTTGCCGTGACCATGATGAAATCCGGTACGCTTTCAACGGAAGAAAAATAA
- a CDS encoding biopolymer transporter ExbD, which yields MRKMISRQQDSEELELNMASLIDMIFILLIFFLVTTSFVKEAGVEVQRPVASSAQTKEKTNMVLAVTHEGTIWAEGRTIDIRSVRACMERFLSETPKGSVVIAADKDSRTGTVIQVLDACRLAGVKNVSVAARRP from the coding sequence ATGAGAAAAATGATTTCAAGGCAGCAGGATTCCGAAGAACTTGAACTGAACATGGCCTCGCTGATCGATATGATCTTTATCCTGCTGATCTTTTTTCTGGTGACCACCTCCTTTGTCAAGGAGGCGGGCGTGGAGGTCCAGCGGCCCGTGGCATCGTCGGCCCAGACCAAGGAGAAAACCAATATGGTCCTGGCCGTGACCCACGAGGGCACCATCTGGGCCGAAGGACGAACCATTGATATTCGGTCGGTTAGGGCATGTATGGAACGGTTTTTATCAGAAACCCCCAAGGGGTCGGTGGTGATTGCCGCAGACAAGGACAGCCGCACGGGCACGGTGATCCAGGTGCTGGACGCCTGCCGCCTGGCCGGGGTGAAAAACGTCAGCGTTGCTGCCAGGAGGCCCTAA
- a CDS encoding MotA/TolQ/ExbB proton channel family protein, whose amino-acid sequence MQNDIYQNMMEYLATGGWVMIPMIVVSVFMLLLIVIKILEMRAFTKSDIPAEKCVAKALDPDFSPALWQQQIMVGFLKQRTFNDDLDASLLESLRLRQAAFVRRHIGTIAVLAAVAPLLGLLGTVGGMIKTFTAIAAFGTGNAKALASGISEALITTQTGLVVAIPGLFLAAFLRRKALKVTARMQRFCLGLLKFHKRLEKQ is encoded by the coding sequence ATGCAGAACGATATCTACCAGAACATGATGGAGTACCTGGCCACCGGCGGCTGGGTCATGATCCCCATGATCGTGGTCTCGGTGTTCATGCTGTTGCTCATTGTGATCAAAATTCTTGAGATGCGCGCCTTTACCAAGTCAGATATCCCGGCGGAAAAATGTGTTGCCAAGGCCCTGGATCCTGATTTTTCCCCGGCATTGTGGCAGCAGCAGATCATGGTGGGATTTTTAAAGCAACGTACCTTTAACGATGATTTGGATGCAAGCCTTCTGGAGTCTTTGCGCCTTCGCCAGGCCGCCTTTGTCCGGCGGCACATCGGCACCATTGCCGTGCTGGCCGCCGTGGCCCCGCTTTTGGGGCTTTTAGGAACAGTGGGGGGTATGATCAAGACATTTACCGCCATTGCGGCTTTCGGCACCGGCAATGCAAAGGCACTGGCGTCAGGCATTTCCGAGGCATTGATCACCACCCAGACAGGACTTGTGGTGGCCATTCCGGGTCTTTTCCTGGCCGCCTTTCTTCGGCGCAAAGCGTTAAAGGTTACGGCCCGCATGCAGCGCTTCTGCTTAGGGTTGCTCAAATTTCACAAACGGTTGGAGAAGCAATAA
- a CDS encoding D-serine ammonia-lyase, with the protein MKKIAGKTIEQWQKDLPLLKTMMDGKPVFWCNPQYQADSTKDTAYEIFREDVADADARLKRFAPYIAQVYPETRAAQGIIESPLQKIPNMQRHLSKAAGIPLPGGLWAKCDNLLAISGSIKARGGIYEVLKTAETMAMNQGLLKLEDDYTCLDSDDFKQFFSQYAIAVGSTGNLGLSIGIMGAQMGFKVYVHMSADAALWKKQRLKACGVEVIEYESDYSSAVAAGRRQAQADPKMHFVDDENSKDLLLGYAVAAQRLKKQLAFQGVCVDKDHPLFVYLPCGVGGGPGGITLGLKLIFGDCVHCFFAEPTQSPCMLLGLMTGLHDKISVRDIGLSNCTDADGLAVGRPSGFVGKTLGPVISGSYTVADAALYQLLQAMADRESIFLEPSAAAGLAGPTSLLRNAEDASDPVRHGLTSRGENATHLVWATGGGMVPESVMQGYYRHSC; encoded by the coding sequence TTGAAAAAAATTGCAGGAAAAACAATTGAGCAGTGGCAGAAAGATCTTCCCCTGCTCAAAACCATGATGGACGGCAAGCCGGTTTTCTGGTGCAACCCGCAATACCAAGCAGACAGCACCAAAGATACGGCGTATGAAATATTCCGGGAGGATGTCGCAGACGCCGACGCCCGACTGAAGCGGTTTGCCCCATATATTGCCCAAGTCTATCCGGAAACCCGTGCCGCCCAGGGGATCATTGAATCTCCGTTGCAAAAAATCCCGAACATGCAGCGCCACCTGTCCAAAGCCGCAGGCATCCCGCTGCCGGGGGGGCTTTGGGCAAAATGTGACAACCTTCTGGCCATTTCAGGCTCCATCAAGGCCCGGGGCGGTATTTACGAGGTGCTTAAAACGGCTGAAACCATGGCCATGAATCAGGGTCTTCTCAAGCTTGAAGATGACTACACCTGCCTGGATTCAGATGATTTCAAACAGTTTTTCTCCCAATATGCCATTGCTGTGGGGTCCACCGGGAACCTTGGGCTCAGCATCGGGATTATGGGTGCCCAAATGGGATTCAAGGTTTATGTACATATGTCGGCAGATGCAGCTCTTTGGAAAAAACAACGTTTAAAGGCATGTGGCGTCGAGGTTATTGAATACGAAAGCGATTACAGCAGCGCCGTGGCTGCCGGACGAAGGCAAGCCCAAGCCGATCCTAAAATGCATTTTGTTGACGATGAAAATTCAAAGGATCTGCTGTTGGGATATGCAGTGGCTGCTCAACGGCTGAAAAAACAATTGGCCTTCCAGGGTGTTTGCGTGGACAAAGACCACCCGCTTTTTGTCTACCTGCCCTGCGGGGTCGGCGGCGGCCCCGGCGGTATCACCCTGGGACTCAAACTGATTTTCGGCGATTGTGTCCACTGTTTCTTTGCAGAACCCACACAATCGCCGTGTATGTTGTTGGGTCTGATGACCGGACTTCACGATAAAATCAGTGTCCGGGACATCGGTCTTTCCAACTGTACGGATGCAGACGGCCTTGCCGTGGGACGCCCCTCGGGTTTTGTGGGAAAAACATTGGGGCCTGTGATCAGCGGATCATACACGGTTGCAGACGCCGCCCTTTACCAACTTTTACAGGCCATGGCCGACCGGGAATCAATATTTCTCGAACCATCGGCAGCCGCCGGCCTGGCCGGCCCAACCAGCCTGTTGCGCAACGCTGAAGATGCAAGTGATCCGGTTCGACACGGACTAACATCAAGAGGCGAAAACGCCACCCACCTTGTCTGGGCAACGGGCGGCGGCATGGTCCCCGAATCTGTGATGCAGGGATATTACAGGCACAGTTGCTAA
- a CDS encoding tetratricopeptide repeat protein, translated as MLFKMSVAKAMMCIAVVLFPLTLHAGTVDITNLPKEAIKPLYQAQQALKEKNYPETIRVLTEYMGGAKETIPLPAFQMLGHAYYQNNDKNNAQKTYAKGHKAFPQNPEILQNYAILAYETGEYQNAGRLFETLYKLKGKADSKILYQAAGLYFQAEDMTNAKRVLGTLLSLGGKLDPKWYEDMIALCVGQKSWKEAEKWATQFLSREPEHPEYWRLLAQIRLDREEYGQGAAALEIAYRLEKPKASELLELSQLYLYLNAPLMAVRCMNQAYNANPPDEEIIKISEIYAKTLRFTDALKYLDQAIEKHPSASLYYEKGELLYNALKYRQAITALNTCTKLDPGFSRAYILKGFSAWNLKQWDASRSFFAKASTFPACSAQANEAVLVLDDLIAALEEK; from the coding sequence ATGTTATTTAAAATGAGTGTTGCAAAGGCCATGATGTGTATTGCAGTGGTGCTTTTCCCTTTGACCCTGCATGCCGGAACGGTGGACATCACCAACCTGCCCAAGGAAGCCATCAAGCCGCTTTACCAGGCCCAGCAGGCCCTTAAAGAGAAGAACTACCCGGAAACCATCCGGGTGCTCACTGAATACATGGGGGGCGCCAAGGAGACGATTCCCTTGCCGGCCTTCCAGATGCTGGGTCATGCCTATTACCAGAATAACGATAAAAATAATGCCCAAAAAACCTATGCCAAAGGGCATAAGGCGTTTCCACAGAATCCTGAAATACTTCAAAACTATGCGATTCTGGCCTACGAAACCGGCGAATACCAGAACGCAGGCCGCCTGTTTGAAACCCTGTACAAACTTAAGGGCAAGGCGGACAGCAAGATTCTGTACCAGGCCGCGGGGCTTTACTTCCAGGCAGAAGATATGACAAATGCCAAACGGGTGCTGGGAACGCTTTTAAGCCTTGGCGGCAAGCTTGACCCCAAATGGTACGAGGATATGATCGCCCTTTGTGTGGGCCAGAAATCCTGGAAAGAGGCCGAAAAATGGGCCACGCAATTTTTAAGCAGGGAACCGGAACATCCTGAATACTGGCGGCTTCTGGCCCAGATCCGGCTGGACCGGGAGGAGTACGGTCAAGGGGCGGCGGCCCTGGAGATCGCCTACCGGCTGGAAAAACCCAAGGCATCCGAACTGCTGGAACTGTCCCAGCTATACCTGTATCTCAATGCGCCGCTTATGGCCGTGCGTTGCATGAACCAGGCGTATAACGCAAATCCGCCGGATGAAGAGATCATCAAAATATCAGAGATTTACGCAAAAACTTTAAGATTTACCGATGCGTTAAAGTACCTTGATCAGGCCATTGAAAAACACCCCAGTGCATCCCTTTACTATGAAAAGGGAGAGCTTTTATACAATGCCCTGAAATACAGGCAGGCCATTACCGCCTTAAACACCTGCACAAAACTGGATCCGGGCTTTAGCCGCGCTTATATATTAAAGGGCTTTTCCGCCTGGAACCTGAAACAATGGGATGCCTCCCGAAGCTTTTTTGCCAAGGCAAGCACCTTTCCCGCATGCAGCGCCCAGGCCAATGAAGCAGTGCTGGTCCTGGATGATTTAATCGCAGCTTTGGAAGAAAAATAA